CCAGGGCCTGGTCAACGAGACCGAGCGCCTGACCGATCGCAGCCGCCAGGACTGGTTCCTGGTGGGCGCGGGGGTGTTGTTCGGCGGCATGATCCTGGGGCTCATCCTGCCGCGCCTGCGCTGGAAGAAGCGCTCCAGCTGGAGTAGTGGTCTGTAGGGCGGAGATGTAACCACAGAGGCACAGAGGGCACGGAGATACACAGGGGAGAATGATGTTCATCGCGGCTGCGCTTTGCGTATGTGCCATGAACGTCATTACCGCACGCCTCTGTGTATCTCCGTGCCCTCTGTGCCTCTGTGGTTTAACCTTGTTCGATCATGCCCCTTGGTGAGGAACCCACCATGAACACCCCGGACCTTCGCCACATGCTCGAAGCCCTGATCGCCACGCCCTCGGTGAGCAGCGTGGACCCGGCGCTGGATCAGGGCAATCACGCGGTCACCGAATTGCTGGCGGAATGGGCCGAGGCGCTGGGCTTTGCGGTGGAAATCCAGCCGGTGCCGGAGGGGCCGGGCAAGAGCAATCTGATCGCCACCTTGGGGCGAGGCGAGGGCGGGCTGGTGCTCGCCGGCCATACCGACACCGTGCCCTTCGACGGCGAACTCTGGGCCAGTGACCCCTTCCGGCTGAGCGAGCGGGATGGCCGCTACTACGGCCTGGGCACCTCGGACATGAAGAGCTTTCTGGCGCTGGCGCTGGAGGCGGCCCGGGGGCTGCGGGCCGAGGACATGCGTCGCCCGCTGGTGATCCTCGCCACCGCCGATGAGGAAAGCGGCATGACCGGCGCCAAGGCGCTGCTGGACGCCGGTCGGCATTACGGGCGCCACGCGGTGATCGGCGAGCCCACCGGCATGCGCCCGGTGCGCATGCACAAGGGCATGATGATGGAGGCCGTGCGCATCGAGGGCCGCTCGGGGCATTCCAGCGACCCCTCCCTGGGGCTCAACGCCCTGGAGGCCATGACCGAGGTGCTCAACGAGATCCGCGCCTGGCGCGGCGAGTTGCAGGGCCGCTATCGTGACCCACGGTTCCAGGTGCCTGTGCCGACCCTGAACCTGGGCTATCTGCACGCCGGCGACAACCCCAACCGCATCTGCGGCCATGCCGAGTTGCACATCGACCTGCGCCCGCTGCCCGGCATGGGGTTGGAAGCCCTGCGCGAGGAGCTCGACCAGCGTCTGCGCGCGCGCCTCGGCGAGGGCATGGGGCGGCTGAGCGTGCGCTCCTTGTTCCCGGGTTTGCCCGCCATGGAAACCCCGGCGGCGGCACCAATTGTGGCGGCCTGCGAACAGCTCACCGGCAGCGAGGCCGGCGCGGTGGCCTTCGGCACCGAGGGGCCGTTCTTCCGGGAGCTGGGCATGGATGTGGTGATCATGGGGCCGGGGGATATCGAGCAGGCCCATCAGCCCGACGAGTACCTGCGACTGGACCGGATCGAGCCCACCGTGGCGCAGTTGCGTAGCCTGATCGAGCGTTTCTGTCTGCGCCCCGAGGAGACGAGCACGTGAACGACCTGCAGGATTACATCAGCTGGTTTCGCCGCAGCTCCCCGTACATCAATGCCCACCGGGGGCGCACCTTC
Above is a genomic segment from Alkalilimnicola sp. S0819 containing:
- the argE gene encoding acetylornithine deacetylase is translated as MNTPDLRHMLEALIATPSVSSVDPALDQGNHAVTELLAEWAEALGFAVEIQPVPEGPGKSNLIATLGRGEGGLVLAGHTDTVPFDGELWASDPFRLSERDGRYYGLGTSDMKSFLALALEAARGLRAEDMRRPLVILATADEESGMTGAKALLDAGRHYGRHAVIGEPTGMRPVRMHKGMMMEAVRIEGRSGHSSDPSLGLNALEAMTEVLNEIRAWRGELQGRYRDPRFQVPVPTLNLGYLHAGDNPNRICGHAELHIDLRPLPGMGLEALREELDQRLRARLGEGMGRLSVRSLFPGLPAMETPAAAPIVAACEQLTGSEAGAVAFGTEGPFFRELGMDVVIMGPGDIEQAHQPDEYLRLDRIEPTVAQLRSLIERFCLRPEETST